From Desulfurobacteriaceae bacterium:
CCCAAAGATAACAACTCTTCCTTTTTCTAAGTGCCTAATTGCCCTTCTTCTTATATATGGTTCTGCTATTTCTCTCATTTCAATTGCTGTTAAAACTCTTGTATGAAGCCCTTCCTTTTCAAGAGCATCTTGAAGAGCCAAAGCATTTATAACTGTTGCAAGCATCCCCATATAGTCAGCAGTGGCTCTATCCATTCCTTGGGTTGCGCCAGAAACGCCTCTAAATATATTTCCACCACCTATAACAATCGCTATTTCTACGCCAAGATCAACAACTCTTTTTATCTCCTGAGCAAGTCTTCTTAAGAACTCAGGATCTATTCCATAAGATTTTGATCCTTGAAGGGCTTCACCACTAAGTTTAAGAAGAACTCTTTTATACTTTAGTCCCATTTCCCCAAGCCTTCAAACATTTTTGTTATAACACCCCGCCCATAAGGACGGGGGTCTATTTTAACATAAGGTTAGTGATTACTTACCTACTTCAAATCTACAAAATCTTTTAACTTTGATATTTTCTCCAAGCTTGGTAATGTACTCCCTTACAAGATCAGCAATTGTTTTGCTGTCGTCCTTAATCCAAGGCTGTTCTAGAAGACACTTTTCAGAGTAGAACTTATTAAGTCTTCCTTCAACTATCTTTTCAACAATATGCTCAGGCTTTCCTTCACTAAGTGCCTGCTGCTTGAGAATTTCCTTTTCTTTCTCGATAACCTCAGCTGGAACATCTTCCTTGCTTAAATACTCAGGAGCCATTGCAGCTACTTGCATAGCAATTTCGTGTCCAAGAGTCTTAAAGTCCTCTGTTCTTGCTACGAAATCTGTCTCACAGTTGATCTCTACTAAGGCCCCAACTTTTCCACCAGCATGGATATAAGAAACAACGATACCTTCAGCTGTAGCTCTGTCTGCCTTTTTAGCTGCCTTAGCTGCACCCTTTTTTCTTAGGATTTCAACTGCCTTTTCCATATCTCCATTAGCTTCTTGAAGGGCCTTTTTACAGTCAACAATTCCAGCTCCTGTTTTTTC
This genomic window contains:
- the pyrH gene encoding UMP kinase, encoding MGLKYKRVLLKLSGEALQGSKSYGIDPEFLRRLAQEIKRVVDLGVEIAIVIGGGNIFRGVSGATQGMDRATADYMGMLATVINALALQDALEKEGLHTRVLTAIEMREIAEPYIRRRAIRHLEKGRVVIFGAGTGNPFFTTDTAAALRAAEINADVLLKATKVDGIYTADPEKDKNAKKLDKLSYKEVITNGIKVMDSAAVSLCMENRIPIIVFDVRKPGNLEKVVKGESIGSLVEGEQL
- the tsf gene encoding translation elongation factor Ts: MAEITTQMIKELREKTGAGIVDCKKALQEANGDMEKAVEILRKKGAAKAAKKADRATAEGIVVSYIHAGGKVGALVEINCETDFVARTEDFKTLGHEIAMQVAAMAPEYLSKEDVPAEVIEKEKEILKQQALSEGKPEHIVEKIVEGRLNKFYSEKCLLEQPWIKDDSKTIADLVREYITKLGENIKVKRFCRFEVGK